A single window of Triticum dicoccoides isolate Atlit2015 ecotype Zavitan unplaced genomic scaffold, WEW_v2.0 scaffold42668, whole genome shotgun sequence DNA harbors:
- the LOC119346523 gene encoding UDP-glucosyltransferase UGT13248-like — translation MLKYGRQPAFHGLRPTLVTTRHVLSVTPLPGAPFRVAPISDGFDAGGFASCLDTDEYFSRLEAVGSETLRDLLLSEETTAVRVLVYDSHLPWAGRVARAAGVPAAAFFSQPCAVNVIYGELWAGRLAPPVTDGRELLARGALGVELGPEDVPPFAGAPESQPGFFKMSIGQFDGLVEADDVLVNSFSDIEPTEAEYMELTWGAKTLGPTLPSFYLEDDRLPSNKSYGFNLFGDDAPCLDWLEEHSISSVVLVSYGTFSNYDTTQLEELGNGVCSSGKPFLWVVRSNEVHKLSEEVKAKCEKNGLIVSWCPQLEVLAHKAIGCFVTHCGWNSTLEAFVCDVPIVGIPHWADQPTIAKYVESAWDMGVRVRKSETGFLRSEEVGRCIREVMDGERKNEYKRNATKLMQKAKEAMREGGSSDKHIAEFAAKYLSI, via the exons CTCCGCCCCACGCTCGTCACCACCCGCCACGTGCTCTCCGTCACCCCGCTCCCCGGCGCGCCCTTCCGCGTGGCTCCCATCTCCGACGGCTTCGACGCCGGCGGCTTCGCCTCATGCCTTGACACCGACGAGTACTTCTCCCGGCTGGAGGCCGTGGGGTCCGAGACGCTGAGGGATCTCCTGCTTTCGGAGGAAACGACCGCGGTGCGCGTGCTAGTGTACGACTCGCACCTGCCGTGGGCAGGGCGGGTGGCGCGCGCGGCCGGCGTGCCTGCCGCGGCGTTCTTCTCGCAGCCGTGCGCTGTGAACGTCATCTACGGTGAGCTGTGGGCGGGTCGGCTGGCGCCGCCGGTGACGGACGGGCGTGAGCTGCTGGCGCGCGGAGCGCTGGGCGTGGAGCTGGGGCCGGAGGACGTGCCGCCATTCGCAGGGGCGCCCGAGTCGCAGCCAGGGTTTTTTAAGATGTCGATTGGGCAGTTCGACGGGCTGGTGGAGGCGGACGACGTGCTCGTCAACTCATTCAGCGACATCGAGCCAACG GAGGCAGAGTACATGGAATTAACGTGGGGAGCGAAGACCCTAGGCCCCACCTTGCCATCGTTTTACCTCGAGGACGATCGTCTGCCCTCCAACAAGTCTTATGGTTTCAATCTTTTCGGCGACGATGCACCGTGTTTGGATTGGCTAGAGGAACATAGCATCTCCTCTGTTGTGCTTGTATCCTACGGGACTTTCTCGAACTATGACACAACCCAGCTGGAGGAACTTGGCAATGGAGTATGCAGCTCAGGCAAACCTTTTCTATGGGTTGTTAGGTCCAATGAGGTACACAAGTTATCCGAAGAAGTCAAGGCAAAATGTGAGAAGAATGGATTGATTGTTTCTTGGTGCCCCCAACTTGAGGTTCTGGCACATAAGGCCATCG GTTGTTTTGTTACTCATTGTGGCTGGAACTCGACACTTGAGGCATTTGTTTGCGATGTACCTATTGTGGGAATTCCGCACTGGGCGGACCAACCCACCATCGCAAAGTATGTGGAGAGCGCATGGGATATGGGTGTGCGAGTGCGGAAGAGTGAAACTGGATTTCTAAGGAGTGAGGAGGTCGGGAGGTGTATTAGGGAGGTCATGGATGGAGAGAGGAAGAACgagtataaaaggaatgcaacaaagTTGATGCAGAAGGCTAAGGAGGCAATGCGAGAAGGTGGAAGCTCCGACAAGCATATTGCTGAATTCGCTGCAAAGTATTTGTCAATTTAA